In Phoenix dactylifera cultivar Barhee BC4 unplaced genomic scaffold, palm_55x_up_171113_PBpolish2nd_filt_p 000346F, whole genome shotgun sequence, the DNA window tTATGTAGGAGGTGAAAAAGCTTCCAGTTCTGAAACTTTCTATGCATGTTGCAAGATAATTCATTTGATGTTATCTTCAATCTCTACTTGTATAATTGAGCAATGGTCTCTCATGCCATTACCATTCTACTTACATGCCTATAAATACTTGCAAAAGAAACCATTCCAGGTAGCTGGGCTTGGTAACTATAGTACAGGTAggtctccttctcctcccttaCTGTTTACAAACTATTTTCAATTGCATAATTAAGCAATGCTCCTTGACATGATTATCACCCACTCTTCATGCCTACAGATGCTTGCAGGCAAATCTTTTGCAGAGATTACATATAAGCTGTTTTATTCCCTGCACTTGTTACATGGAATAAAAAGACTCCCTATAGTAGTGTCCAACTTTCTAACACCTCCTACCATTAACTCTTCATTTGATAGTGTATCTTCTTGAGAAGTCTCCTTCCACAATTATGTGATGAATACCCATATCAATCACAAATTAACAATTATGTGCTTCTCCTTGCGGATATAGCCACTAACTTCAACCGAATTCACAAAGGAATTTGTTTTGAAAGGCTGTTATTAGATCTCCTCTGCGATCCTTAATTACAAATCTAATTCCTGATTTGTCATTTGGAAACAAAACCTATCAAAATTCCATTTATATGGAGGTTCATGAGGAGTATTCCAAACATTTATCAGAGGATTCAGATACTCCACTTGCATCTTGTGCCCTTTAAAAGTCCTCCAACATAGAGCAGGGTCTCTTTCTCCATTGAAACTGGATCCTCAATTACTTGCATACAAGTAACTACATTTCTTATGTCTCCAAGACAAAAAGCAATCATCACATGACACAAACATGAGATAGAATAGCGCATTATTGAACACCAAGCATTgtgccaaaactaaaatcaaTAGGACACTCACAAGATAAAACCTCTCTCACCAAGCAAGGAACTATACCCTTCAATACAGGAAATATCGGTCTTAACGAAGTCTTGCAATGAATTTCAGGAATCAACCTTGACTGTTGTAAAAAATATCTTCCTTTTAGGGTTTTTAAACCtattagaaaaatatctttctcGTTGGCAATTGACCTCTGCAACACATGAATCTGGGAGTAGAAGCTATATATtgaaaaaacatcaaataaacCTCCAAGAGATGCAAAGAAACATTTGAAGATTGGAATCTCAAAGATGACTTTGTAGCATAAAGCAGAATTCATTCAACAGGTGTGGGCAAAACAGCAACACCAAATGCTAATTAACCTTAGAATTCACAGGTCAGAGTTGCACCCCTCAAGTTATCCCATACATTGGAAAGATAAGATCCCTTATGCTCAAATCTAAAATCCTTCTCGTCGAAAGATAGTCAGGCGCTGGTGAATATGTTCAAAACGAATGTCTACTCCTGCCATTAGTTCTTACCTTGTGCCAAGTCTTATGATGACCTAAAAATGCAAAAGCCCATATACCTAATTTTCTTGAACAACAGCACTGTTGCTGGTGGCACATCACTCATACAGTCGGGCACCTAGTAGGATCACCTCTCGTCTGTCTGGTATTGAAGGAATTGCAACCCGGGCATTTGTGCGCCACAATGTGGAAGTGGATATTGGACCTCATTCCACAATCGTTGCAAAGGATCCACACCTGAAAAAATACAAATTAACAGAAAAATTTAGAATCCATTGGCACTATTGTTTGGCCCAATTTACATTCATTTTATGAAAACTATTTAATTTGATCTTTCTTACCATTTTGTTCTGGTACATTTTAGGCATTGGTGTCGAAGCAATCTGTAATTTGTTGGAAGGAAATTTGAGTACTTGTCCAGCAAGAATGGCTAGTAATTAGTGAGAAAATCATAGTAAAAATAGCATAGACTACCTCCTGATCAAGTTTTTTCCACACACTGGACATGTCACAAACTGATCTCGAGCAAACAGGGCAAGAAAATCTGCAACATAATAAACCATGAATATCCTAACCATTACGGGTCATGAgaatttatcaaaataaatataatttgcaTAGGTTTTTCCAGATGAGAAGCAATCAGCTCAATACATTCTTCCTTTTTACTTACTGGAAATGCAGATTCATCTCTTTCAGGCATTCCAGATGTATTGTGTGACCACATGGCAATACACTGATGTCCTTCGTTGACTCAAAGAGATACTGATTACAGAGAAAGAGAGCATCAAATTTGTGAAAAATTAGTAATTGATGACCGACGTAATAAttaattgatcaagaaagcctACCTCAAAGCAAACAGGGCAATTATGATGCATTGCTCCTTCCACACAATGGTGTGAATCCTTCAGTGCCGTAATATAACAACATCCTGAAATAGATCTTACAAGCCATAAAAAGTAAATATACTCATACCAGAGATGGAAgaaaaccaattacaaagaataATTGCAGGAAAAAAATATACCACATCGATAGCAGTGGAAGAAGTTCTCCTCTCCCCCAGTTCTATTAAAACGATAAACATAAAGAAGAGTGTGAGGACCAACCAAATCATATAATAACTAAAACAGGACTCAGAATTCAGAATAATGCTATGCAATGTCGCTTGAGAAAATCCGAACCTGCAGATCCCACATCCATCACAATGGTATTGATTCTTAGAAACCTTGAAAAGGAAACCAAGCTTGTCAATTACAAGTTGATCAACACAAAAAATTCTCATCTACTGTAAGACAGAACAAAAAGAGATGTCAAGAATGTGTATCCTGACATTGTCATCGAAGAAATTGCACTTGGCACAAAAGTATTTTCCCATGCAAACCCCACAGTTTGAGCAATATTGTTTAACCTGATTATCAGAAACACTAAAAAACAGATAAGTTTCATGCGGCAGCATTTCATAGCCTCAGAATTGTGAGCAAAGAGGGAGATGATAACGTGGTCCAGAGTTTGATTTTTGAACTTACATCTTGCTCTGTGTCACAGAGGGAGCAGATAACCTGAGACATACAACACAAAGCAAAATAATCAATGCAAGTAATTATTCATTATCTTGAAAGCTTATGATTCCCTCATTAATAAAGAATAAGAAAACtaaaagaggagataaacagtttAGAGGAAAAGGAAGATGTGGGGTCTCTCCAAAAGTGTAGAGTCTTATCCAAAACAAGCACCTTTTCAACAAAATCACAATTTCCAAAATAATATCCCCGAAATTAAAGAAACCAAGTTTGCTCAGCACcataaaaatttcgaaaaaGAAAAGGTAAAAAATGGAAGGAAAAGAAATGAGAACCACAAAGAAAAGATCAGAGAATTGAGTATGGACAAAAGTAGTGTATAATATCAAATATATGGATCAATATGAAGTTAAAAGCGCAACCCAACCACAAACCAGCATCTTTTCttaaaagaaatgaaaagaattctaATATTTCTCAACATATTCCCGACAATGAAACAGATCCTTTTTTCAAAACTATCAATGAGAAGTCCTTATATAGAACTAATAAAAAGGAAATTGGAAATGGGCAAAACAGTGTGCAATTACAAGCATATCTATCAAAGCGCTAAAAGCGCAACCTTTGTCACTTCGTGTCGAGGAATCTCGTGCCGTTCCCGTAAGTCAATTTCCAGCGAATTCTGATCAAATTCATTCGATAAAAATGAGATTAATTTCATCTTCACGCAAGAAAAAATGTAAATTTTTCGGAACAAAATCTCGGATTAagaccaaaagaagaagaagaaggcaatcAAGAATGTCACCTTCACTTCGTTGTGGCAATGCCTGCAGTCAAAGATCTCGCCACAGCAGGAGGCCCTTATCTTGCATCTCCTCCTATAATGTGAGCACCTAATGCAATCAAACAACATCATCGGAATCAAAATCGAAGCCCGAATTTCGaatataaaatagaaaaaaaacacAACTTTGAAGGGATTTCAGACAGTAATATGCAAATAGTAAGATACCCGTGCTGCCCAGACCCCAAGTCCACCTCGTTCAATGCCATTTCCAACCGATCTCTGGAATCCGGATCGCAGCAGAACACCCACTTCCCCCAAAAAATCTGTCCCCTTAAGATCTCAACACCCCTTAATTCACCTAATTACCTGAAACAACCCGGAAATTAAACcataaaaacacaaaaaaagatTAGAAATCGAAAACTCATCTATATAtcgatcaagaaaaaaaaaaacaaattttccCTTTCACCTCTCAATCCATCTCCATCCTCCTGCCCTCCATTTCTCACCTCTCGTCGTCCACCGACGACGGGATACGCTTCTCCCCGATTCGTTGAGACGGTTAGGGAGAGCCGTAGaggccggagagagagagagagagagagagagagagagagagagacggaaGGGTTGGCAGAGACTCTGCGCCCTTCCCCAGAACCACACGTCATCACCCAGATACACGAATCTCAAAGCACGCTTCCGGAGAGAAGGGAGAGCGAGAGCCTAGGCGCATAGCGGTACGGTAACGTTACCGTTGTCCGAGGCGGCGAGGAAAGCGCGCGCGGGTGGCGGAGAGGCACAGGGCGGGCGACCATGGGAATCGGGAAACGTGGCGCGCGGTCGGAGATctacaagga includes these proteins:
- the LOC103715386 gene encoding E3 ubiquitin-protein ligase RZFP34-like, yielding MALNEVDLGSGQHGCSHYRRRCKIRASCCGEIFDCRHCHNEVKNSLEIDLRERHEIPRHEVTKVICSLCDTEQDVKQYCSNCGVCMGKYFCAKCNFFDDNVSKNQYHCDGCGICRTGGEENFFHCYRCGCCYITALKDSHHCVEGAMHHNCPVCFEYLFESTKDISVLPCGHTIHLECLKEMNLHFQFSCPVCSRSVCDMSSVWKKLDQEIASTPMPKMYQNKMVWILCNDCGMRSNIHFHIVAHKCPGCNSFNTRQTRGDPTRCPTV